The region TCGTCTAAACACCCTGTGCCTGCCGTTAAGCCTGCATCTGGATGACGTCGATCAACTCAACCGTATCGTCCAGCGCGGCCGCCCGCTTCACAAGGGTGAGCACCTGTATCGTGCCGAGGACCCATTCGACTCCCTGTTCGCGATCCGCTCCGGCGCCGTGAAGGCTTCCACCCTCAATGAGCAGGGTGAAGAGCAGGTCACCGGCTTCTATTTACCCGGCGAGCTGGTGGGTCTCGACGGCATCGCCGATAATCGATACACCAACACCGTGATCGCACTGGAGACCTCGTCGATCTGCGAAATTCCCTTTGAACAGATGGAGGACCTGAGCCTCAAGATCCCATCGCTGCAGCGCAATGTCTTCCAACTGCTCAGCCGGGAAATCACTCAGGACCAACAGTTGATCAGCCTGCTGAGCAAAAGCAGCGCCGAAGAACGGGTAGCCACCCTGCTGCTGAGTCTCTCCAGCCGCCACCAGCGTCGCAAGCTTTCGCCCACCGCCTTCCGGCTGCCCATGTCACGAACCGACATTGGCAACTTCCTGGGTCTGACCATCGAGACCATCAGCCGGGTGTTCAGTCGCCTGCAGCAGCAGAAGGTGCTGTCCGTCGACAAAAAGGAAATCCACATTCTGGATATGGACCAACTGCGCCAACTGGCCAGTCAGCGCCACTGATACCGTTTGCCGATCAACCCCACAGGATTGACTCGCCCCATGCCCGATTCACAGACTCGACTTGATCAGACTCTGGCCGCGTTCGACGCCGCCAACGCCGAAGACCCGAACCGGGAAACGGATCAGGGCGAGAGCCACCCCAAAGAGTGGCTCTACGGCCGACGTATGACCGAGACCCTCAACGCCTTCTGCCCGGATGCCTCGGAACCCCTGCAACTGGCCGCCCGCTGCCAACACATTCGCCGCTGGGAGAGCCCACGCAGCGACTATCCCGAGGGCCGGGCCGGTTATAAAAAGTGGCGCAGCCAGCTCGCCCTGCACCACGGGAAGGTGGCCGGCCAGATCATGGCCGAGCACGGCTACGATGAGGAGACCATTCGCCGGGTGCAGGACATGCTGATCAAGCGCAATCTCAAGCGCGACCCGGAGGTGCAGACTCTGGAGGATGTGATCTGTCTGGTCTTTCTGAGCCATTACCTGGAAGACTTCGCCCAGAAGCACGACGAGGAAAAGCTGATCGATATCATCCAGAAGACCTGGAACAAGATGTCTGAGCGGGGCCATGAGGCGGCCTTGAAGCTGCCGCTGTCCGAGCCGATGGGGCGCCTGATTCACAAAGCGTTGGAGGCATAAGAGACCGCAACCCCGCCAAACCCACCTCAAAATTTGCTACAATTGCCGGTTTTGCAAAACCGGTGAACATTTCATGGCAGCGATTACCCTCTACGGCATCAAAAACTGTGACACCGTCAAGAAGGCCCGCCGTTGGCTGGACGACCGGGGCGTGGACTACCGGTTTCACGATCTGCGCACGGATGGACTCACCGAAGCGCAGGTGGCCGGCTGGCTGAACGAACTGGGCATGGACCTGGTCAACAGGCGCAGTACCAGTTGGAAAGCACTGGACCAGACCACCCGGGAACAGATGACCGCTGACAACGCCGCCGCCGTGATTCTCGAGAACCCCACCCTGATCAAGCGACCGCTGCTTGATACCGGGGATACCCGCCACGCGGGGTTCAAGGCAGACGATTACGCCGCCTGGCTGGCCCGTTGAGCTGGCCTTTCGCACCGCAGCGCGTTTCTTTCAATTTCCGTATTAACGTAATGACCCACAGGACATGATCATGACCCAACTGTACAGCCTCGGCCTTGGCGTCGGCACCCAGAACCTGAACAACGAGTGGCTGGAAGTTTTCTACCCTCAGCCTCTGCTCAACCCGACCGAGGCCACCGCATCCGCCGTCGCTCAGGCGCTGAACTACCAGGGTGGCAATCAGGTCATCGAACTGGACGTCAACAACATGCAGGCCCTGGCCGAGGCGCTTGAGCAGGCCGGTGACGATACTCAAGCCGCCATTGCCCGCTCGTTCATTCACAGCAAGCGTCCGC is a window of Marinimicrobium sp. C6131 DNA encoding:
- the fnr gene encoding fumarate/nitrate reduction transcriptional regulator Fnr, whose translation is MIRISTSETSCSHDSRTSCSTCRLNTLCLPLSLHLDDVDQLNRIVQRGRPLHKGEHLYRAEDPFDSLFAIRSGAVKASTLNEQGEEQVTGFYLPGELVGLDGIADNRYTNTVIALETSSICEIPFEQMEDLSLKIPSLQRNVFQLLSREITQDQQLISLLSKSSAEERVATLLLSLSSRHQRRKLSPTAFRLPMSRTDIGNFLGLTIETISRVFSRLQQQKVLSVDKKEIHILDMDQLRQLASQRH
- a CDS encoding DUF4202 domain-containing protein gives rise to the protein MPDSQTRLDQTLAAFDAANAEDPNRETDQGESHPKEWLYGRRMTETLNAFCPDASEPLQLAARCQHIRRWESPRSDYPEGRAGYKKWRSQLALHHGKVAGQIMAEHGYDEETIRRVQDMLIKRNLKRDPEVQTLEDVICLVFLSHYLEDFAQKHDEEKLIDIIQKTWNKMSERGHEAALKLPLSEPMGRLIHKALEA
- a CDS encoding ArsC family reductase, translating into MAAITLYGIKNCDTVKKARRWLDDRGVDYRFHDLRTDGLTEAQVAGWLNELGMDLVNRRSTSWKALDQTTREQMTADNAAAVILENPTLIKRPLLDTGDTRHAGFKADDYAAWLAR